One Rissa tridactyla isolate bRisTri1 chromosome 1, bRisTri1.patW.cur.20221130, whole genome shotgun sequence DNA segment encodes these proteins:
- the LOC128912536 gene encoding trypsin I-P1-like has protein sequence MKFILFLTFVGVAVAFPVNADDDDDKIVGGYTCAENSVPYQVSLNSGYHFCGGSLISSQWVVSAAHCYKSRIQVQLGKHNLELTESTQQLINSAKVIRHPRFSSITLDNDIMLIKLSVPAQLNRAVQTIPLPTSCVTTGTTCLISGWGNTLSNGNLFPDTLQCLKAPVLSARECSDAYPRQITNNMMCVGFLEGGKDSCQGDSGGPVVCNGQLQGIVSWGIGCAQRGYPGVYTKVCNYVSWIQDTIAAN, from the exons ATGAAATTCATACTGTTTCTCACCTTTGTTGGGGTGGCTG TTGCCTTCCCCGTCAACGCTGACGATGATGATGACAAGATCGTGGGAGGCTACACCTGTGCAGAGAACTCTGTCCCCTACCAGGTGTCCCTGAATTCTGGGTATCACTTCTGTGGCGGTTCCCTCATCAGCAGCCAGTGGGTTGTGTCGGCTGCCCACTGCTACAAGTC gcgcATCCAAGTGCAGCTCGGGAAACATAACCTGGAACTCACAGAATCGACACAGCAGTTGATCAATTCAGCTAAAGTCATCCGCCACCCTCGCTTCAGCTCCATAACACTGGACAATGACATTATGCTCATCAAGCTTTCCGTACCAGCCCAGCTCAACCGAGCTGTCCAAACAATTCCTCTGCCTACCAGCTGTGTGACCACAGGCACCACGTGCCTCATCTCTGGCTGGGGCAACACACTCAGCAATGGCA atTTGTTTCCGGACACCTTGCAGTGCCTGAAGGCTCCCGTACTCTCCGCAAGAGAGTGCAGCGATGCCTACCCTCGGCAAATTACCAACAATATGATGTGTGTAGGATtcctggagggagggaaagactCCTGCCAG GGGGATTCCGGCGGTCCAGTAGTCTGCAATGGGCAGCTCCAGGGCATTGTTTCCTGGGGTATTGGATGTGCGCAGAGAGGCTATCCCGGAGTTTACACTAAGGTTTGCAACTATGTCTCCTGGATCCAAGACACTATAGCTGCCAACTGA